GAGTAAAAAGAAAACTTAGCTTGCGCTCATTAGCGAAGGCTAAGTCATCTTATTGGGTCCAATTTATGGTTATTTTTCTTGTTGGTTATTCATAGCACGCATCATTTGATTAATTTTCTTCTGTGACGGTTTCTGACCCATTTGCATCATTAGTGTACGAAGCATTTGTTCATTAATTGGTGGATTTTTCTTCAAGTAGTTCATCATATATCTTCTAGCAATAAAAAATCCAAGTGCAACACCCGCTAATAACGCAGCAATTGCAATTAGGACTACCCATACGGTTTCCATTCAAGATTTCCTCCTTCATGTTGTCTCATTTTCAGTATATTAAATTATAATAGATAAAACAATACTTGTCCTTAAGAAAGCAATACAGGTTTTTGCAATGGAGATACCCATCCATAATGACCAAATTCCATATCCATTACAAAAAAACAAGGATCTAGCTCTCTTAACTTTTCAAAAATCGTATATTCTGCCTCCGGTAAAGTCAAGCCAGCAAGCTGGACTCTATGCTTAAAAAGATCAATATAGACATCAAAATCCATCATTCGAACCTTTCCCCAACCTCTAGGAAGGGATATGGGTCTCGTAATATACATAAACTGCTTGAATAATTGTGGTGTTGTTTTTTCTTCTGCTTGTTTCAAAAAACGATAAACGAGTTCAGGACGCTGATAATAATAATGATAGACTTCAGGTTCAATTAAAAATAGTTTGAACTTATGCATATATACCCCTCCCTATGGAGGAAGTATACTAAATCCCTAGTAAAAAAAATGTCAAACTACGTCACCCTATATAATTTTTTTACAGAATCGAAGGTTAAGCTAATTTGATTGCTTAACCTTCAAAGTTCATACTTCTTATTAAAGTATCCCTTTAACTTTATTCACTACATTTTCAACAGTAAAACCATATTTTTCAATAATAGTTTCTCCAGGTGCAGAAGCCCCAAATGTGTCAATGGCTAGGATTTCTCCCTCGTCCCCAACATAACGATCCCAACCGAATGAAGACGCCATCTCAATACCGACACGTTTTTTCACAGATGAAGGAAGGACTTCTTCCTTATAACTTGCGTCTTGCTTATTGAAGCGATCCCACGATGGCATGCTGACAACAGCAACATCAATTCCTTGATTGCTTAATTCTTTTTGCGCTTCAACTGCTAACTGCACCTCAGAACCAGTAGCTAAAAGAAGTGCATCTGGAGTTTCCTTTTTAGCAGGGCTAACTGTGTAAGCTCCTCGTTTAACTCCTTCATAGGCTTTTTCATTAGCTCCTTCAAGAATCGGCAATCCTTGTCTTGTTAGAATTAAAGCAGTTGGTTGGTCTTTCGATTCCAGCGCAAGTCTCCACGCAACACTTGTTTCATTAGCATCTGCAGGTCGAATAACAGACACATTAGGAATAGCGCGTAAAGCAGCTAACTGCTCTACCGGCTCATGAGTAGGTCCATCCTCTCCGACAGCGATGGAATCATGTGTTAGTACATAAGTAACAGGAAGTCCCATAAGAGCTGATAATCGTAAAGCAGGACGAAGGTAATCACTGAAGACAAAGAAAGTCCCACCATAAACTCTTAGCCCACCGTGTAGTGCCATACCATTTAATGCAGCTGCCATGGCAAATTCACGAACACCAAACCAAATATTTCGTCCTGAATAGTTATCCCTTGAAAAGTCTTGTTCAGCTTTTACCATGGTTTTATTTGAGCCTGCTAGATCAGCGCTTCCTCCAAAGAAATATGGAACTTCTTTCGAAATAACTTGGATAGCATCACCCGAAGCTTCACGAGTAGCCTTCCCTTTTTCTCCAAAAGCGTAATATGGAAGATTCTCTTCCCAACCTTCAGGAAGATCTCCCTTTATTGCTAGCTCAAGTTCTGCAGCAAGCTCAGGATATGATTGCTTGTATTCATCAAATAGAGCGTTCCACTCTTTTTCTACAGATTGTCCATGGTCCTGTACTTTTGTCTTGAAATCTTCATACACCTCATCAGGTACTTGGAAAGGTTCATGCTCCCATTGGTAATTTGAGCGGACTAGCTTTATCTCTTCTTCACCTAGCGGCGCTCCATGAGAAGCTGACTTTCCACTTTTATTTGGAGAACCATATCCAATAACAGTTTTCACTTCAATCAATGTAGGCTGATCCGCATTTTCTTTCGCTGATTTAATCGCTTGACGAATAGAATCAAGATCATTTCCATCCTCCACTCGAATAACTTGCCAGCCATAAGATTTGAAACGATCTTCCGCATTCTCCGAGAAAGATTTATGAAGGTCCCCGTCTAAAGATATATCATTTGAATCATATAGTACGACAAGTTTCCCTAGCTTTAAATGTCCGGCGAGGGAAGCAGCTTCGTGAGAAACACCTTCCATCAAGTCTCCGTCACCACAAATAGCATAGGTAAAATGATCAATCAGTTCCTTTTGGTCTTTATTATATTTTGCTGCAAGATGTCTTTCGGCCATCGCGAATCCAACGGACATAGCTATCCCTTGTCCTAATGGACCAGTTGTAGCTTCTACTCCTTCTGTATGACCGTACTCTGGATGCCCAGGAGTTTTAGATCCCCATTGACGAAAATTTTTTAAATCATCTAAGGTCACGTTATAACCTGAAAGATGGAGTAAGGCATACAATAGCATCGAACCATGACCAGCTGATAACACAAAACGATCTCGATTGAACCAATCAGTATTTTTAGGATTGTGATTCATAAATTCCGTCCATAAGGTATAGGCCATCGGCGCAGCCCCCATTGGCATACCAGGATGACCAGAGTTTGCTTTTTCGATCGCATCTATAGCTAAGGTACGAATCGCATTTATTGACATTTGATCTTGCATAGACATATTTTTGTCTCCTTTCATAATTCCCTATGTATCACCATTATCCTATAACGTACCCCACAAAATAACAAGGTTTTCATTAAATATTTTGTTGAAAACCTTGTTATTGTATTCAAATTAACTTTTGAAGATTAAAAACCTAAGACTAATTCTTTTTAGACCTAGCTTTTAAATCTTTTACTTTTTGAGGTGTTACATCGTTTCCCTCTGGATCTACAATAGTGATCGTCTTTAGATGATTTTTAAAGCTTGCCCTTACATTTTTTAAATAGGCTTGCCTTAGTTCATGTTGTTCTTCTTTTTCTTCTGGTGTCAGTGCTTCTTTTTTTGACTTATTGGCCAGTTCGTTAATTCTTTGAAGCTTTTCTTTAGATAACATGCTTTCAACTCCTCAGTTATATTAGCATTTATTATATTCAACATATTTTCACATCAATCATTGGCTGTCCCCCCACGATAGTTAGCCAACCAAGGGTTGACCTAAAGGCCCTTGAACCAATCGGACATTTACGGGCAGCCAACCATGAAGCAAGCTTCACAACAAGGAGGAAAAATTTATTGTTTTATTTTCATGGGAGTTTATCCCCTACCTACTCTTTTTGTTTCCCTTTAGACTTCAGGTGGGGGTATTGCTGCCCGTTCATGCGGGATAAAGAAAATAGAGACAAGATCTATAATAGACCTTGCCTCTTTTCATCCTATAGGTTTTCAGTTTGCTTTTCAAGTTTTGTAAACTCGTTGTAGCGACGATTCACCGTTGCTTTTGACACATCATAGCCCATCCCTTTTAATGTGGAAGATATCTCTGCGAATGTCATTTTCTTCTCTCTTAATCTAATAACTTCTTCTATAGGAAAAGAGATTCTTTCTTTCCCTGACGACTGGTTAATACGAGCCAAATTTTCCTGAGGACGGTATCCATTATTGACGGCTCTTCTCATACCTCTTTTAATTTTTATATTATGAATTTTCCTTTGGTACTCTTCTACTATAGAAACAATCTGCAAAACCATAGAGTCTGCATCAGATATCTGAAGATCCCCACCTTCATTGTTTGACAAGACTTTTACTTGTAGTCTATTTAGTTGGTGGATAAGTGCGAG
This DNA window, taken from Bacillaceae bacterium S4-13-56, encodes the following:
- a CDS encoding YneF family protein; the protein is METVWVVLIAIAALLAGVALGFFIARRYMMNYLKKNPPINEQMLRTLMMQMGQKPSQKKINQMMRAMNNQQEK
- the sirA gene encoding sporulation inhibitor of replication protein SirA encodes the protein MHKFKLFLIEPEVYHYYYQRPELVYRFLKQAEEKTTPQLFKQFMYITRPISLPRGWGKVRMMDFDVYIDLFKHRVQLAGLTLPEAEYTIFEKLRELDPCFFVMDMEFGHYGWVSPLQKPVLLS
- the tkt gene encoding transketolase, yielding MSMQDQMSINAIRTLAIDAIEKANSGHPGMPMGAAPMAYTLWTEFMNHNPKNTDWFNRDRFVLSAGHGSMLLYALLHLSGYNVTLDDLKNFRQWGSKTPGHPEYGHTEGVEATTGPLGQGIAMSVGFAMAERHLAAKYNKDQKELIDHFTYAICGDGDLMEGVSHEAASLAGHLKLGKLVVLYDSNDISLDGDLHKSFSENAEDRFKSYGWQVIRVEDGNDLDSIRQAIKSAKENADQPTLIEVKTVIGYGSPNKSGKSASHGAPLGEEEIKLVRSNYQWEHEPFQVPDEVYEDFKTKVQDHGQSVEKEWNALFDEYKQSYPELAAELELAIKGDLPEGWEENLPYYAFGEKGKATREASGDAIQVISKEVPYFFGGSADLAGSNKTMVKAEQDFSRDNYSGRNIWFGVREFAMAAALNGMALHGGLRVYGGTFFVFSDYLRPALRLSALMGLPVTYVLTHDSIAVGEDGPTHEPVEQLAALRAIPNVSVIRPADANETSVAWRLALESKDQPTALILTRQGLPILEGANEKAYEGVKRGAYTVSPAKKETPDALLLATGSEVQLAVEAQKELSNQGIDVAVVSMPSWDRFNKQDASYKEEVLPSSVKKRVGIEMASSFGWDRYVGDEGEILAIDTFGASAPGETIIEKYGFTVENVVNKVKGIL
- a CDS encoding DUF896 domain-containing protein — encoded protein: MLSKEKLQRINELANKSKKEALTPEEKEEQHELRQAYLKNVRASFKNHLKTITIVDPEGNDVTPQKVKDLKARSKKN
- a CDS encoding recombinase family protein, with the protein product MKAIIYCRVSTNKHTQETSLNRQKEELITLAKKENLEVVHVIMERASGYEVDRDGIFELLDWFSSKAADVLLIQDDTRLGRGNAKLALIHQLNRLQVKVLSNNEGGDLQISDADSMVLQIVSIVEEYQRKIHNIKIKRGMRRAVNNGYRPQENLARINQSSGKERISFPIEEVIRLREKKMTFAEISSTLKGMGYDVSKATVNRRYNEFTKLEKQTENL